The following are encoded together in the Kwoniella europaea PYCC6329 chromosome 1, complete sequence genome:
- a CDS encoding dihydropyrimidinase has protein sequence MTNPFLFDLVIKNGIVVTAADQVACDIGVKNGVVVCLGKDLPYTSDCEVIDAEGGFVTPGGVDSHVHIGQSASGAKSADNWTTGTRGAISGGTTTVIAFAVQAKGEQVMPAIEAYYELSKDKTYTDYSFHAIISDPTEDVVKTEIPKMIDFGVTSVKIYMTYPLLKLNDRQVLDILCAARRTGVTTMVHAENADIIDWMTENLIQRGMVEPWHHGTSRPPLVETEATNRAICLSEVVDAPMLIVHVSSREATAHIRKAQTQGLPIYSETCPHYALLTAEKMQAPGFEGAKCVCAPPLRSDPKEREVIWEGLANGTFTVFSSDHAPTNYYDAQGKQLGLKDPVKNPRGHFKHIPNGLPGVCTRTPLLWSEGVLKGRISPQKFVELNSTNAAKLYGLYPKKGTIAPGSDADFIIWRSQSARKPVTIKQTDLHHGADYTPYEGMEILDWPKTVILRGKVSYDGETNTVLNQVGDGQYLKRGFSTLPGPRGHSAAWINGFNPHE, from the exons ATGACCAACCCATTCCTTTTCGACCTTGTTATCAAGAACGGTATTGTAGTGACTGCTGCT GACCAAGTCGCTTGTGATATTGGTGTGAAAAATGGAGTAGTAGTGTGTTTAGGAAAAGATTTACCTTATACCTCTGACTGCGAGGTCATCGATGCGGAGGGAGGATTTGTGACT CCTGGAGGAGTGGACTCCCATGTACACATCGGCCAGTCCGCTTCAGGAGCcaagtcagctgataacTGGACAACCGGAACCCGCGGAGCTATCTCTGGAGGAACTACAACGGTGATTGCGTTTGCAGTTCAGGCTAAAGGGGAACAGGTCATGCCTGCCATAGAAGCATATTACGAGCTATCCAAAGACAAGACATACACGGATTACAGTTTTCACGCTATTATCAGTGACCCAACGGAAGATGTGGTGAAGACGGAAATACCcaagatgattgattttgGTGTTACTAGtgtaaag ATTTACATGACATACCCTTTGCTCAAGCTGAACGACCGACAAGTACTCGACATCCTCTGTGCAGCTCGACGAACAGGTGTGACAACGATGGTTCATGCTGAAAACGCGGATATAATCGACTGGATGACTGAGAATCTCATCCAACGCGGGATGGTCGAGCCTTGGCATCATGGTACATCACGTCCACCACTGGTAGAAACGGAAGCGACCAACCGAGCTATCTGCTTATCTGAGGTGGTTGACGCTCCCATGCTCATCGTTCATGTCTCTTCGAGGGAAGCTACTGCTCATATCCGAAAGGCTCAGACTCAAGGTCTACCAATCTACTCTGAAACTTGTCCGCATTATGCTCTTTTGACTGCTGAGAAGATGCAGGCGCCAGGATTTGAGGG CGCCAAATGTGTTTGCGCTCCTCCTTTACGTTCAGATCCAAAAGAACGAGAAGTCATCTGGGAAGGTCTGGCGAATGGTACATTTACGGTGTTCTCCTCGGACCACGCCCCGACCAACTACTACGACGCTCAGGGTAAACAGCTCGGATTGAAAGATCCTGTCAAAAATCCCAGAGGTCATTTCAAACACATCCCGAATGGGTTACCTGGTGTATGTACCCGAACACCCTTACTGTGGTCTGAAGGAGTCTTGAAAGGCAGGATATCTCCCCAGAAATTTGTCGAATTGAACTCGACTAACGCAGCCAAAttgtatg GACTGTATCCCAAGAAAGGAACTATCGCACCTGGCTCAGATGCTGATTTTATCATCTGGAGATCTCAATCTGCGCGAAAGCCGGTGACCATCAAGCAGACAGATTTACATCATGGTGCCGATTACACCCCTTATGAGGGGATGGAGATACTAGACTGGCCCAAGACGGTCATACTCAGAGGTAAAGTCTCATATGATGGGGAAACGAACACGGTGTTGAATCAAGTGGGAGATGGACAATATCTGAAGAGAGGTTTCAGTACTCTTCC GGGTCCTCGAGGTCATTCCGCCGCTTGGATCAATGGATTTAACCCACATGAGTAG